Proteins encoded within one genomic window of Ptychodera flava strain L36383 unplaced genomic scaffold, AS_Pfla_20210202 Scaffold_39__1_contigs__length_1403739_pilon, whole genome shotgun sequence:
- the LOC139127892 gene encoding extracellular serine proteinase-like: protein MSLRSFYNDLYGTALIEAIQNYHNIPVVVAAGNDYGYASSVWPARVESAITVGASDRYDNKPAFSNYGSAVNIFAPGVDIYSAYAYSPFTTSSYTYLSGTSMASPFVAGAAAIIKENLPHLRAREVALTLHASSSKYVVQNANSFNNHLLYVCIPNEYIYYLNYYSGNYYYYI from the exons ATGTCGTTGCGTTCATTTTACAACGATCTGTACGGAACTGCTTTGATTGAAGCCATCCAAAACTACCACAACATACCGGTAGTCGTTGCAGCAGGGAATGACTACGGCTACGCAAGCAGTGTTTGGCCAGCTAGAGTAGAAAGT GCTATAACTGTTGGTGCTAGCGACAGGTACGATAATAAGCCAGCGTTCTCCAACTACGGGAGTGCCGTCAACATATTTGCACCCGGTGTCGATATATACAGCGCCTACGCCTACTCTCCGTTTACAACGAGTTCTTACACGTACCTCAGTGGTACTTCAATGGCCTCGCCATTCGTTGCAG GTGCTGCGGCAATCATCAAGGAGAACCTACCACATCTTAGAGCACGTGAGGTCGCACTGACCCTCCACGCCAGTTCCTCCAAATACGTGGTTCAGAACGCTAACTCGTTCAACAACCACCTGCTGTACGTCTGTATCCCGAACGAGTACATAT aCTATCTGAACTACTACTCTggaaactactactactacatcTAA